A single window of Ictalurus furcatus strain D&B chromosome 3, Billie_1.0, whole genome shotgun sequence DNA harbors:
- the ifit8 gene encoding interferon-induced protein with tetratricopeptide repeats 8, which produces MFEEELKKLECHFTWDLQKEDADLNYLEIKFTESLSVQSDHKGNFRQRELNFCAYIHHLQGFSDKARECLEKAKEVQNDHSYNIVTYGNLAWLHHHMADDTMARVYLEKLAQISGAFPSPAEGLHREVLSEKAWSFLRFSKKHYIKAKEVFQEVLEKEPEDKEWNTGYAFALFHLEGLEIREDKRIPFEESPAVSQLKRALKLDPDNAMIHVFMGLKCNKNNRNSEAWGHMKQALDMAPYDLSVVLSVAKFMKKEQCYDMALGVLKKMLEKAPDSSRLHHEIANNYRWKAMQLRDVHNPKLLSHCIHHLEEGARLNPDFIYPQIELALRYAEVGNYTEAKQKFEELFTRPNLQLADLQAWHRIYGDFNMYRLGSEATAVKHYKEGMALQKVSTEWRTCKNRLHKVLHNTRNDVYQIREFMKSLRENNERTEN; this is translated from the coding sequence ATGTTTGAGGAGGAACTTAAGAAACTGGAGTGCCACTTCACTTGGGACTTACAGAAGGAAGATGCAGATCTTAATTACCTAGAGATCAAATTCACTGAGAGTCTGTCAGTCCAAAGTGATCATAAAGGGAATTTCAGACAGAGAgaattaaatttttgtgcctacATCCATCACTTGCAGGGCTTCAGTGACAAGGCACGTGAGTGTTTGGAAAAAGCAAAGGAAGTGCAAAATGATCATTCATACAATATAGTCACGTATGGAAATTTAGCCTGGTTGCACCATCACATGGCTGATGATACCATGGCCAGAGTGTATTTGGAGAAATTGGCACAAATCTCTGGAGCATTCCCTAGTCCAGCAGAAGGGTTGCACCGTGAGGTCCTGAGTGAAAAGGCGTGGTCTTTTCTACGTTTCTCCAAAAAGCACTATATCAAGGCAAAAGAGGTCTTTCAGGAGGTTCTAGAGAAAGAACCAGAAGACAAGGAGTGGAATACTGGCTATGCCTTTGCTCTGTTTCACCTGGAGGGCTTGGAGATCAGGGAGGACAAACGCATACCTTTTGAAGAGTCTCCTGCAGTGAGCCAGCTAAAGAGAGCCCTAAAACTTGATCCAGACAATGCCATGATCCATGTCTTCATGGGCCTCAAGTGCAACAAGAACAATAGAAATTCAGAGGCATGGGGGCACATGAAGCAAGCGCTAGACATGGCTCCATATGACCTGAGTGTTGTCCTGAGTGTTGCTAAATTCATGAAGAAGGAGCAGTGCTATGACATGGCACTGGGagtgctgaaaaaaatgttggagAAAGCTCCGGACTCCTCACGTTTGCATCATGAAATCGCCAATAATTACCGCTGGAAAGCCATGCAGTTGAGAGACGTGCACAACCCAAAGCTCCTAAGCCATTGCATACACCATTTAGAAGAGGGAGCCCGCCTGAATCCAGATTTCATCTACCCACAGATTGAGTTAGCACTCAGGTATGCTGAAGTTGGGAACTACACTGAAGCAAAGCAAAAGTTCGAAGAGTTGTTTACACGCCCGAACCTGCAGCTGGCCGATCTCCAGGCTTGGCATCGCATCTATGGAGACTTCAATATGTACCGTCTAGGCTCAGAGGCAACAGCAGTTAAGCATTACAAAGAGGGCATGGCACTGCAAAAAGTATCCACTGAATGGAGGACCTGCAAAAACAGACTCCACAAAGTCCTTCACAATACTAGAAATGATGTGTACCAGATTCGAGAGTTCATGAAATCTTTAAGAGAAAATAATGAGCGTACGGAGAATTAG
- the comtd1 gene encoding catechol O-methyltransferase domain-containing protein 1 — protein sequence MIFRIIFSVFLFLALSGAGTISLIGKSHKGDNPLLNYVVNNSLREHPVLTKLRLRTMEDSRNNMMVAPEQAQFMANLIKLIKGNKTIEVGMYTGYNTLSMALVIPEDGRVVACEISDDYVQIAKPFFKEAGVEKKIDIHQQIALKTLDELLEAGEAETYDFVFIDADKTNNENYYEKSLQLIRKGGIIAIDNVLWGGKVINPDKDDVISQTTDRLNKKLHKDQRVDLSMLTVGDGLTLAIKL from the exons ATGATTTTCAGGattattttctctgtttttctttttctagcaCTGTCAG GAGCTGGAACAATAAGTCTTATTGGGAAGAGTCACAAAGGAGACAATCCTCTGCTCAATTATGTGGTGAATAACTCTTTAAGGGAGCATCCAGTCCTGACTAAACTGCGCCTG AGAACAATGGAAGATTCAAGGAACAATATGATGGTGGCTCCAGAACAAGCTCAGTTCATGGCTAATCTAATAAAACTTATTAAAGGCAACAAAACCATTGAAGTAG GCATGTATACAGGATACAACACCTTGAGTATGGCTTTGGTCATTCCTGAGGATGGCCGAGTGGTGGCCTGTGAAATCAGCGATGATTATGTGCAGATAGCCAAGCCATTCTTTAAAGAG gctggAGTAGAAAAGAAAATTGACATCCACCAGCAAATTGCACTTAAAACCTTGG ATGAACTCCTTGAGGCTGGTGAAGCTGAAACCTATGACTTTGTATTCATTGATGCAGACAAGACAAACAATGAAAATTACTATGAGAAATCCCTCCAGCTTATTCGTAAAGGTGGCATAATAGCTATTGATAAT GTCCTTTGGGGAGGGAAAGTCATAAATCCTGACAAGGATGATGTCATCTCCCAGACCACTGACCGGCTGAATAAGAAACTCCACAAAGACCAGCGAGTGGATCTGAGCATGCTCACTGTGGGTGACGGCTTAACACTGGCTATTAAATTATAA